ATACCCAAAGGGAATGAAAGGACCTGAGTAATAATTGAAATTTATGTTTGAACACCCCACCTTTTCAGGATAGGGCAGAACTACAGGACAACTCACGAGATCACATTAGTCAGCCCACTGCTTCCCATAGAGAAGTTACAGATGATGTCAACAGTAGGAGCTCTTCCACACCTAGGCTTTTGGATTCTGCCCTTCAACAGGTAAATATGCAAAAGCACAGTTTCAGTCTAAGTGGAATTGTTGTGTTGCCAGTATACATTCCCCCATGTATCTGGGTAATCTTCATATCCTGCTTGATTAAAGTTTAAGAATCTTTCCTAAATTGTGCTTTCAGCTCCCCAACTAGGTACATTATCATAAGCACCTGTCATATGCCACATCACTGACTTATTTTTCTCCCATGACACAATAAGCAGTTGAGGTGGAAAGCACTGAAGTTGTCAGAAAATTAAAGTTTACACTTACTCTGTTTATGATTTGATGATTGGACTTGACATAAAGGGAGTTAATTCATTCAGTTGTTCATTGTCTTTCTCTTGTTAAACTGTAGAATATCAGTCATGATGACATCAACACAGATGGTCACATGACTTACACTTCGACCAGTGGAGAGGAAGAACTCAACAATTCcagcagtgaagatgaactTGATAGTGAGAGCTCTTCCACGGACAGCCTGTTGGATATGGACATTCAAGAGGTACATTGGGGTAGGGTGGGGGAATACACTAGGCCAAGATTGTTAGCATAGTAATATGCTTCAGAGGGCCTTCAGTGACACTCTCACGGAAGTGTCAACAGTGCACACATTTTCCAATACATTTAGTTAGAGGTTTGCTGTAATGGTTGAGCACATTCATACCACACTTATGTGCATTTTGAGCTATCCTCTAGCTGAACCAAAGTGTAGACAAATGACAACATTgctaacaaaaaagcaaaagttacattttttttattctctttccTTTGTTCACATGTAGAATGATAATATAGATAACCACACTGACACAGAAGACCACTGGAGTAACACTTCCAGCAgtgaaaatgaagatgatgaactCGACACTGAGAAACCAACCACAAGCCAGTTGGATGTGGACGTCTCAGAGGTGAATGCACCATTCTATGGGTTAGTTTATATACGCTTCCTTTAAtcttttaattaattacttcaagttatctTTTTCCCTTGTCAACTTGTAAAATGATGAAGCTCTGCCACATTCTGAAGAGGACTTGATTGGTGCTGCCATTGATGAAGCTGAAAACCATGCTGATGACGAAGACGTGATGGAGGGGAGTACAAGAGAAAATGAACCTGAATTTCCAGTGGTATGTAGACAGTGGTTCAATAACACATTGTTAGTAGTTACTATTCGCACATTACATACAATTGGAACATTTGGAGACAGTActacataataataatgatgataatacaCACTGTATGTGTTAACTGTTACTCGTTCTAATTTATACAtgctttttctatctttttttccTATATCCATAGGGCATTGAAGACCACACAGATGGTGACAAGCCCCTATATCCTGGTGCACCTGTTTCAAAGGGAGAAAGTTTATTGATGCTGATGTCCTATGTGCTGCGTAACAACTTAACAGGCAAAGCACTTACTCATTTACTGAAACTGTTCAATCTAATGTTTCCAGGTTTGATTCCACCCTCACATTCAATTCAGTCTTTTGTTGAAGAACTTTACTTTagtaaaaggaaaacagaaaattgtgaaatgctaaatgaaaatgtcagaggTTTTGGTCACCCCCCGGTGCAAACAAGTATAAAAATGTCATATAGGCTTGCCATTGTGGAAATCTAAGCAACTGCTTTTGGTCTTAGAACCGTTTTTTGGTACATGGACTTGTGTATCACAGTCAAAACTATGACAGACTAAAGAAGAGACACAATAGTGCTGCATGCTTGAAAGATGgtacattttgtttaatttctgacttggttatttttaaacaaacatgttcacatcAAATCCCTGCTTTTTGTTCATGTGGCAAACTATGTTGTGTTTTAGTTGAGGTACTTAGTAAATCAGACAGGCCTGTATTTAAAGATTCACACATCAGTGTACTTTCGTACATGTTGtgaaaaaagctgaaactgtTAATGCTGTCTGGCCTGACAtgatcaaaacaaaatgtgttctTGTTGAAACAGCTGATGCTATGTACATAACACCATTGCCAAGCCCTTATGAAAGGGACTAGCTTGATCAATAAAGTCAAGTCaaaggttttctgtttttgtgtatgaTTTTTAAGGTACATAAAGATAATGCAATTGAGCACACATACTATATACTGTAAAGTTTTAAACTCCAGCATTATATTATCAATATATAAATTCAATGTTAAGCATGAGTCAATGACTTGACCTTATTATGCACTTGGAGCAAGATATAGTAAGTATTAGTACTTTGTGGCAGAAAGATGTAAAAAGTATACTAAAGTATAAGTCCAAGTTTTAGTATTAAAGTATAAGTGTAAGAGAGCAGGACGTCAGCGCTGTCTTCATCTTTGAGACGTCTCATTTGTGAATgtgagagcaggaagagagacagagaagcacGATGGCTGAATTCAGATGGATTCAAATGCTTTCATTCCTGATCCTGATGCTTCAGTTTAAAGGTAAGAATACACAACACACTGTAAATGAATAACCTGCCACTAATGTTACATCATTCAGCCTCTGACTGAGACCTGTTTGGTTTGCAACTTCCTGAGTTTTGTTGAACTTTGGAAACCAGAAGTGAACCAACTATGAACATAACAGTCATATCCATGTTACACTTTATTTTCCAaatgattttctctttttcacagcagcagcaactggaCAAATTTACACATTAGTTGTCAGAGATGGTGATGAAGTGACTTTGTGGTCAGCCTGACTGTGGCAGGACTCAGTGGTGGTACAAAGGTTTAACATCCACTGACACCTACCAGCTGATTCGTGATGGGTTGATtggagaaaaagacaaaagtaaaTCAGACAGACTGAGAGTTACAGCAGACTGTTCTCTGCTTATAAAGACCATCACAGCTGATGATGCTGGTTGTTACACCTGCAGACACTTTACATCACTACACAACCAACAACAACATGCAGACTTTCATTTACTGGGAAATTAACAGAGTCTGGGCAGCATTTCGGCATTTGGCGAGACTGCACaaccagatggatgggctgTGTGGAACCGTACAGACTCACACTCAGtacctgttggacctgagccacAAGCTGGATGCTCGCAGTCCAGCTGCAAACGTGCTCGCAGGTGAAAAGGAtaagatctggagataagggcACGagtctgcacagtgaggacggtaaccgAGCAATTTGGACCATTGGATTAACTGAGAGTGTCCCAGAAAAACTGAAGGCTGCCGAGAAAAGTAACAAGGCAGTCTGTCCCAAAACAtttgcattatcaggaattcggctccctcaGCCGGCCTTGataatcatatctctccgggTTGATGTGTCAGCAGATGCTCGTCCCCCCTCCTGACTCCATAATGCCCTGACCCCCTATATGCTATCAGAAATCTTGCACACGCACATCTGTACTTAAAAAGCAACTGTAATGGACGTTAAGCTTTGACTGTTATAATatattcttcatttaaaaaaaatagctgttattGCCAGTATAAGTGGCTATAACAGCTTCTTCTCTGTTATAATGTGTAAGTTctgtcattttaatgttttgtcctGTGGTCTAGGTTGAGGCTTGTTTGCCTGCTTTAAAATCCTGTCTGGTCtcagaataataacaaaaatgtgtttctaaaatttttatttttagataaaatgaATAGAAAGACTCTACCTGTCTCCAACTCCACCTTAAGAAGGAGGGCCCGTGTAGACGTAGAAAACCGACTTAAAAAATGCGGGATGACGCCACAAATTTAATTGACTTTCAGATGACAACAGAGAGGAACCTTGACCATGGACACATCAGTGAAGAGCATTTTCATGAAAGTCACACTGGAACTGATAATCCACACTGTCTAGACACTGAAACCGGTGCTGGTTTTAGTGAGCAAGATGGCATGGAGATAGATCTAGGCCTGTCTGAGGATTTTGAGGATGCTGCTTGTGATGTTCAGACTCAGACATCTGAGTCTGATCATTTTGATGATGAACTCCAAGACTCGGTTTCACTCTCTGACAGTTTATCCCACTGGGCCATACAATTTCGTATTTCCTTGGTCGCTTTGACAGCATTATTGGCCATACTTCGCATTTACCATTCTGATATTCCAAAGGATGCTAGGACACTCCTCAGAACTGAGACAGAATACTCAATTCTTGAAAGGGCTGGAGGACAGTACCACTATTTTGGCATTCTGGCTTCTcttagaaatacattgttttttttttttttttgtttttttttttttaaagcctgtcatgtctggtagatcttgcaagcagaactgtgatctgaatgcgttgttgtgccaaacatatttgctatttcaagatgagctctataggttctcaataggctcttcttgttgatgttttaaccctttattttatttatctgagttatttttccacatactatgtaacagccagagctgacaggctgaagaagaggaaaataaagagaagaaaaagggagagagaaagggagcaaaaaaaaaaaaaggggaaagagcacaagtctattaatcagatacttcatcactttaacatataaaaaaatactatcaatacttgcaaaaataaatttgtgtgtgaaaaacaaaactaacaaagcatgttacgcacaccaacaattttgttgagttgtgattgagtgggcgtttgtgtctgtgtcatgtttgtgtctgtgtcatggaacgtacttaccaatgagggcaaaacgctgcagctccacccatcagaagccagaggcaggtacggaaagcccccggaaccccaggccaccagcagcccaccaagagccaggaagacccccggccactcagtccaaagacaaccgcacacctaccccagcagacgggagagggtggtctcagacggagcccccccagtcgaggagcgagggctccagggaacccaaggcgatgagaagccagcccccccccagcggccagccccctgcactggccggcggcagggctcccgggcccacggcacccaaggaccgcccgaccctccacagagcccccccccacgccgaagaagccaacgcagccccgtaccgcacccccaaggggggcaggccagtacccacgccagaacacccagccccacccaggaaccccgaggcacccccatcccaggggggtaggggggaggaggcaaccagcaaggagtggccaggaggcaaggcacaaggcccagacccaggtccagccatacatacaaacacacccagacacccgtgtacacatttatacacagatactcatacatgcccatacatacttacccacacacagatatgccatacatacacattcactcaaccacccatactcacggagacggtgacaaatacacaaagacacacattcatccatagctacccaccctctgaaggcggggcaagtggaaaccaccccagggccaacagcgaccccaggacgccaccagcccggtccccaaggaaccacccgacccctaccccgggcgagacgcaagaaatcggggtgtaagatgacccatccacccctcctcctccccaacttgtaggtctatgtgttaatgtttgtgagtgaatgaggtgtatagggtgcagttaaaattgaggggacagttatgccacaagcgccaactgttagtcgtcagtgcttgcccacactgcccccccaaaaccctccatgtctaaagtgcaaataaaatttggagacagacagtgacgaggatccgagtggggccacctcagcggcccatctcatcaacctctgagtaacatgcctgccccaaaggtcctatgtgtatcaggttgtaagtgtgtatgtgttgtgagttataatgactaaagtgcaattaaaacggagaggcaagtggtggtgcagctctccacgtggcctctccatcctacaactgtgagtgatgtgtattctgtgtgtgtgtgtgtgtgtgtttgtgtatggggagggggaggggggggggcatatgaccaggaaaaatcctggaagaagagagccagctgtccgctggctcaataggcaccccgacctcccacaccccagcacagggcagggggaggtgagcccggggccgctgtgacagcatcccggagcactgcagcacccgaggttggcgccctcgcccccaccgcagagggcggcccgctcctcctagatgcccattcactcaacaatagacacaaacaggcgacaggacatactggcctgggcatggaaatgcagtgcccagtcccccccaacccccccacccgcggccccatcccccaccccacccccctgcaatgcaggcaccccagggccccaaaagcgtagaccggacatcccgacgtcaggccaacccaccccacccggcggcgcggccgggacagcagaggccccccccgcgccagggggggcccaccgggagccggcgcggccccagtgccggggccccagaccccagcccccaagccacacagggaagaccagccaaccgaccgagggccggcaccacccccccaagcaccccgcccacaccccaggaccgaaggcagcaccatccaagcccccaccaccatcaaccaggacaggcacacagacatcaccagaaggtcgccccaggaccccagcctcaggaggctaccagctacccaggcccccggagtcccccccccaccccccacaaagcacatcaggagcagagcccgcagcccaccacccccactaagtaatggagctgagcagtgggaaccaaagagagtcaaattcctccaatttgtttttagaagaagcagacattctctctaaactaacatgatctactaataaatttctgtactgagtaatacatagtttattttttgtcttccagttcatgaggatcatcttcttagcgatgcacaaggcagtaagaactatgtgtgatatatttaactccataattaattcactgacatcacctaagatgcatagtctgggggaagttgggatatgacagctaaaccatgtggatagatcttcacaaatcctctgccaaaatctctgaactggtacacaagaccacagagcgtgtagatgattatcctctgaattgcttgtacagtgggtgcatatgtttgagtgtgtaaggcccatttggaacatcctttgtccagtgtagtatgttctatggagaatcttatattgtacaagttgtatttggggtcttttagtcattttgaagatatttaaacatatttctgtccataaattttgatccaggttgacagaaagatcacgctcccattttgtaattgggagggaaactgaatcatcagtttttattaataatttatataattttgataacaattttggggtacagaggttaagaaattctgttacccaagtaggcatttctagattcaattgattaaggttaaatcttccctgtaggacggacttaacttgttgatattccagaaatctaccgttgccaattctatattttgatataagttcttggaacgtgataaaatttccatcttggataatatgttctaagttatttatacccttatcacgccataacggaaaattcagcattttctttttctgacaaatatctggattgttccaaatgggtgttagtttacaggggatgagtgaagacttagttatttttaaaaattcccaccaggctgtcagagaggtatttatactaaggactttatagcagttatgatgtttaatactggaactaatgaaaggtaaatctgagatttttatttttccacaaaacgcctgttctagatccagccatgggttgtctaatgaattggatttgatccactttgaaatatactgcaatctactgcttaagaaatagtaataaaagtttggtaattctagacctccactgtgttttggcttttgtaaagtttttaagcttattcttgacggtttgtttttccataaaaattttgagatgtttgaatctagtgacttgaaccaaggaatagaaggtttattagggatcaatgaaaatagataattaatttttggtaaaaccatcattttaatggcagcaactctccccatgagtgatataggtaaactgttccaacgtgtgagatcatcctctattgtttttaataaggggatatgatttaatcgtaccaagtctgagagcctggcggaaaaatttatgcctaaatatctaatatttcctgactttagtggggtcctagaggttctctggaaattacaattcagaggcaaaactgttgatttactccaattgatagagtaatcagatatagatgagaacttatctatcagtgtgatagtcttcaaaagagagccttgtgaattcccaaggaaaagtaatacatcatcagcataaaggctaagtttatggtccatattttcagtttgaatccctttaatatttgcattttgacggattgctgctgctagcggctcaatgaaaattacaaaaagagagggagagagtgggcagccctgcctagtgcccctctgcagactgaaactttgtgaaatgagatcatttgtcctaacacgcgcattcggagagctgtgtagtgttctgatccagtttgtaaaggatgaaccgaatccaaatttttgcagaactgctagtaagaatttccaatttacccgatcaaatgccttctattgcatctaaagacacgattgtcgtctctaatttgttaatagaacaatagtctattatatttatcagtcgacgtgtattattggctgagtgccgacccttgataaagcctgtttgatctggatgtacaataaatggagtaatactttctaatcttttggcaagggctttgcaaattattttaagatctacattaatgagagagattggcctgtagctggatgggagtgtggggtctttgcctggtttaagaagcaggctaatgttagcagagtttaaggttggagataagatgtggtcattctgaatctgagttaccattctgaaaaaaatgggagctagctcagaccaaaattctttataaaactcggctggaaaaccatctgggcctggggctttattatttgggagatgctgtagggcttcactaagttcagacaatgaaagaggtaaatccagagctgcagcctggctgtcatttagttttggtagatttatattattaagaaattcttcaatttcagtatcagatgggttaatctgtggtgaatataaggcttcatagaagtctctgaaagagttatttatttgttgtgggtcatgagtaataataccagtcgagtctttaatagaaaaaatagctgttttttctttattcagttttaattgcttggccaggaattttccagatttatttccatgctcaaagttttccaaacgcagcctctgcaacataaattgtgtccttttatcaattatttcatttagctccagtttcagtttcctcaggctgataattgtatgttcttgtggtgaagcggcataggcagtttctaaagatttaattttttgttctaattctaacacaagtgctttttctttgtttttcctatgcgagcagtaagatattattttgccccgcattactgcctttcctgcttcccaaagaacacatggtgatattcctggaatatcattatattctaagtatgctgaccattcctttttgaaataattaataaaatcttcttctttaagtaatgatgtattaaatctccagttcctgattggtggtgtgactcttttctgtgtcagagacatagacaccggtgcatgatcgctaatagtgatagggtgaatctgagtgtctgtgatatccatcattatggagctgctaactaaaaagtaatctaagcgggaatgagatttgtgtactggtgagaaataactataatctctcaaagtagggtgatgtgaacgccaagcatcgcaaagtccaaaatccttcatgtactgtttaagaatgtctgcagactgccagttcctctgactcactgctgtactgagcctgtcaatatctgcattaagtaccaggttgaagtctcctcctattacaagtgtggtgtcagagtgatctgagagtgaagtgaacaaagcatgaaagaaggaggggtcatcaacatttggtccatatatactagcaatacataaatctgtattctgtatagataaattaagtattataaatctaccttcagggtctattgtactgttgctaatgttaaagtttatcttcttgttaatcaatatagctacacctctttgtttggagttatagcaggctgagtacgtgtgagggaactgtggagaggaaagagtgagcacagatgttttggacacatgtgtctcctgtagaaaaacaacatctgcttttaagtcttttaaccgattaaccGATCTTAGAAATACATTGTTAAAGTTCAAACACACGTTAGCAGACAGTTTCACTTTGAAGTTACAAATCAACATAGATGGACTTCCTTTGTTCAAGAGTTCTTGTCTGCAGTTGTGGCCCATCCTTGGTCTACTATTAAGTGTTCCCATGAAGGAACCTGTAGTTATAGGTTTGTTCTGTGGACCAAAGAAACCAAGTTCAGCAAAAGACTTCCTTGAAGACTTTGTTACAGAGTTACAACAGCTTGAAAATGGTTTTGATTTAGAAGGTAAACAGTTAAATCTCAAGCTGCATACAGTCATCTGTGACACACCAGCCAGgtcctttattaaaaacacaaagaaccacAATGCCTACCATGGATGTGACAAATGTGTGCAGCCTGGAAACTATGTTAACAGACGCATGACATACCC
The window above is part of the Archocentrus centrarchus isolate MPI-CPG fArcCen1 unplaced genomic scaffold, fArcCen1 scaffold_86_ctg1, whole genome shotgun sequence genome. Proteins encoded here:
- the LOC115777919 gene encoding uncharacterized protein LOC115777919 isoform X1, yielding MTTERNLDHGHISEEHFHESHTGTDNPHCLDTETGAGFSEQDGMEIDLGLSEDFEDAACDVQTQTSESDHFDDELQDSVSLSDSLSHWAIQFRISLVALTALLAILRIYHSDIPKDARTLLRTETEYSILERAGGQYHYFGILASLRNTLLKFKHTLADSFTLKLQINIDGLPLFKSSCLQLWPILGLLLSVPMKEPVVIGLFCGPKKPSSAKDFLEDFVTELQQLENGFDLEGKQLNLKLHTVICDTPARSFIKNTKNHNAYHGCDKCVQPGNYVNRRMTYPCADYALRTDESFTNMADESHHHEGPHPFIGSSVDVPFGRVPEQQSSSSSTRKLVL